The Streptomyces sp. NBC_00162 genome window below encodes:
- a CDS encoding sensor histidine kinase: MRRIHRIHRTRRDWAADLALVLFAACFAAVSSQSIPVADSIGPAWRAADQAAGGLACAAVLLRRRWPVQLAVVLLLAGSQAHYLTGPALVAVFTVAATRPWRVTGWVAALAFAPLPVFVWQLPAMAEERAGAAVTYFALIAGAIGWGLFRRSRQQLIASLRERAELAEADAESRAERVRMEAREEIAREMHDVLGHRLSLLSVHAGALEYNPGAPPAENERAAGVIRESAHLALHDLREVIGVLRSGTGTDAAEGERPQPELADLERLVAEARAAGGRIELTGPPEGLAPPPLAGRTAYRIVQEALTNVRKHAPGATVEVRVAGAPGDRLTVEVHSARPPGPVPGPVPGPVPGPVPGPGAGGGQGLIGLAERARLAGGELRAGPADDGFRVDAWLPWQD, encoded by the coding sequence ATGCGCCGCATCCACCGCATCCACCGCACCCGCCGGGACTGGGCCGCCGACCTGGCCCTCGTCCTCTTCGCCGCCTGTTTCGCGGCCGTCAGTTCGCAGTCCATCCCGGTGGCGGACAGCATCGGCCCCGCGTGGCGGGCAGCCGACCAGGCGGCCGGCGGACTGGCCTGCGCGGCGGTGCTGCTGCGGCGGCGCTGGCCGGTGCAGCTCGCGGTGGTGCTTCTCCTGGCGGGCTCGCAGGCGCACTATCTGACCGGCCCGGCGCTGGTGGCGGTGTTCACGGTGGCCGCGACCCGGCCGTGGCGGGTCACGGGCTGGGTGGCGGCGTTGGCCTTCGCCCCGCTCCCCGTCTTCGTGTGGCAGCTGCCGGCCATGGCCGAGGAGCGGGCGGGCGCGGCGGTGACCTACTTCGCCCTGATCGCCGGGGCGATCGGCTGGGGCCTGTTCCGGCGGTCCCGGCAGCAGCTCATCGCCTCGCTGCGGGAGCGCGCCGAACTGGCCGAGGCGGACGCGGAGTCGCGGGCCGAACGGGTCCGGATGGAGGCGCGTGAGGAGATCGCCCGCGAGATGCACGACGTACTCGGGCACCGGCTGTCGCTGCTGAGCGTGCACGCGGGCGCCCTGGAGTACAACCCGGGCGCCCCGCCCGCGGAGAACGAGCGGGCCGCCGGGGTGATCCGGGAGAGCGCTCACCTGGCCCTCCACGATCTGCGCGAGGTGATCGGGGTGCTGCGGTCGGGAACGGGCACGGACGCCGCGGAGGGCGAGCGGCCGCAGCCGGAACTGGCGGACCTGGAACGGCTGGTGGCCGAGGCCCGGGCGGCGGGCGGGCGGATCGAGCTGACCGGGCCGCCCGAGGGGCTCGCGCCGCCGCCGCTGGCGGGACGCACGGCGTACCGGATCGTGCAGGAGGCGCTGACCAACGTACGCAAGCACGCCCCGGGGGCGACGGTCGAGGTGCGGGTGGCCGGAGCCCCGGGGGACCGGCTGACGGTGGAAGTGCACAGCGCCCGGCCGCCCGGTCCGGTTCCAGGGCCCGTTCCAGGGCCGGTTCCAGGACCGGTTCCCGGGCCCGGCGCGGGCGGCGGGCAGGGGCTGATCGGACTGGCCGAGCGGGCCCGGCTGGCGGGCGGCGAGCTCAGGGCCGGCCCCGCGGACGACGGCTTCCGGGTGGACGCCTGGCTACCCTGGCAGGACTGA
- a CDS encoding response regulator transcription factor, which translates to MIRVLLVDDDAIVRAGLRLMLGGAPDIELVAEAADGAEVPALVTSSRPDLVLMDIRMPGVDGLTATEALRARPGAPEVLVLTTFHTDAHVLRALRAGAAGFVLKDTPPHEIVTAIRTVAAGDPVLSPAVTRRLIDRVAADTGQDTRAAAARERLELLAGREREVALAVGRGLSNAEIARELHLALPTVKTHVSRILTRLHLNNRVQIALLVHDATTPDG; encoded by the coding sequence GTGATCCGGGTACTGCTGGTCGACGACGACGCGATCGTGCGGGCCGGGCTGCGCCTGATGCTGGGCGGCGCCCCGGACATCGAGCTCGTCGCGGAGGCCGCGGACGGGGCTGAGGTGCCCGCGCTGGTCACCTCGTCCCGCCCCGACCTGGTGCTGATGGACATCCGGATGCCGGGCGTCGACGGGCTGACGGCCACCGAGGCGCTGCGGGCCCGGCCCGGCGCGCCCGAGGTGCTGGTCCTGACCACCTTCCACACCGACGCGCACGTCCTGCGGGCGCTGCGCGCCGGTGCGGCCGGGTTCGTCCTCAAGGACACCCCGCCGCACGAGATCGTGACGGCGATCCGGACGGTGGCCGCCGGGGACCCGGTGCTCTCCCCGGCGGTCACCCGTCGGCTCATCGACCGGGTGGCGGCCGACACCGGCCAGGACACCCGCGCGGCCGCCGCCCGGGAACGGCTGGAGCTGCTGGCCGGGCGCGAGCGGGAGGTGGCCCTGGCGGTAGGGCGCGGCCTGTCCAACGCGGAGATCGCGCGGGAACTGCATCTGGCGCTGCCGACCGTGAAGACGCACGTGTCCCGGATCCTGACCCGGCTGCACCTCAACAACCGTGTCCAGATCGCCCTGTTGGTCCACGACGCGACCACGCCGGACGGTTAG
- a CDS encoding SpoIIE family protein phosphatase, with the protein MGTFDWDLDSGRMFLDPTALEVLDLRPDEFDGTTAGLRPRIPPADEARLEARVAQALKDGHSHYGAYVRGRRRDGTLAWIHIQGHIVRDPGGRPYRVIGILRDAAHDPGEPGAAGEQAEDRRRMTGVVERTTAILAHARTVNDVTDVLKDPEALGHLGAVSVMLGVVDGARIHLVAEGQLGSYVPEIEYTRIDAQFPMSEAVRTMQPVYLASREEFQLGYPQLWPYIEPLSVRSGAYLPLIAQGRPIGALGLLYTRDGDFTAEERNLLMALGSGIAQSLQRAMLFEQEHDLAEGLQRAMLPRRIPEVPGARIAVRYRSARMGRDIGGDWYDVIPLGEGRVGVMIGDVEGHDTDAAAVMGQLRIVLRAYIAEGHTPGTAMARASAFLRELETDRFATCTYAELDLTTGMLRMVRAGHLDPVVRRGDGSCHRIQVAGGLPLGLPPREQSGTGSGYPVTSLELHPGDTLLLCTDGLIERPGADPDTGMRELMAAARGGPVDVEELADVLCDLVGDAGGGDDMALLVLRRRGTPTGRGGGPLRQRLEPGDPEAPAMARHLIRAAVAAWGARERADEIELAADELITNALVHTDDGADVGMRLTAEGRIRIEVEDTSSALPRRREAGDWAVSGRGLLLVERLAEAWGVEPRGGGKCVWCEFAVTAPEQPS; encoded by the coding sequence ATGGGCACCTTCGACTGGGACCTCGACAGCGGGCGGATGTTCCTCGACCCGACCGCCCTCGAGGTTCTCGACCTGCGCCCGGACGAGTTCGACGGGACCACCGCCGGACTACGCCCCCGCATCCCGCCCGCCGACGAGGCCCGGCTCGAGGCCCGCGTCGCGCAGGCCCTCAAGGACGGCCACAGCCACTACGGGGCCTACGTCCGCGGCCGCCGCCGGGACGGAACCCTGGCCTGGATCCACATCCAGGGGCACATCGTGCGGGACCCGGGCGGGCGTCCGTACCGGGTCATCGGGATCCTCCGGGACGCCGCCCACGACCCCGGGGAGCCCGGCGCCGCCGGGGAGCAGGCCGAGGACCGGCGCCGGATGACCGGGGTCGTCGAGCGGACCACGGCCATCCTCGCCCACGCCCGCACCGTCAACGACGTGACCGACGTCCTCAAGGACCCGGAGGCCCTCGGGCACCTGGGCGCCGTCAGCGTGATGCTGGGCGTAGTGGACGGCGCTCGCATCCACCTGGTCGCCGAGGGGCAGCTGGGCTCGTACGTGCCCGAGATCGAGTACACGCGGATCGACGCGCAGTTCCCGATGAGCGAGGCCGTACGCACCATGCAGCCGGTCTACCTCGCCTCACGGGAGGAGTTCCAGCTGGGCTACCCGCAGCTGTGGCCGTACATCGAGCCGCTGTCCGTGCGCAGCGGGGCCTACCTGCCGCTGATCGCCCAGGGACGGCCCATCGGCGCACTCGGGCTGCTCTACACGCGCGACGGCGACTTCACCGCCGAGGAGCGCAACCTGCTGATGGCGCTCGGCAGCGGCATCGCGCAGAGCCTCCAGCGCGCCATGCTCTTCGAGCAGGAGCACGACCTGGCGGAGGGCCTCCAGCGGGCCATGCTGCCCCGCCGGATCCCCGAGGTGCCCGGTGCGCGGATCGCCGTGCGGTACCGGTCCGCACGGATGGGGCGGGACATCGGCGGCGACTGGTACGACGTGATCCCGCTCGGCGAGGGCCGCGTCGGGGTGATGATCGGCGACGTGGAGGGGCACGACACGGACGCGGCCGCCGTCATGGGCCAGCTGCGCATCGTGCTGCGCGCCTACATCGCCGAGGGGCACACCCCCGGCACCGCCATGGCGCGGGCCTCGGCCTTCCTGCGCGAGCTGGAGACGGACCGCTTCGCCACCTGCACGTACGCCGAACTGGACCTCACCACCGGGATGCTCCGTATGGTCCGAGCCGGCCACCTCGACCCGGTGGTGCGGCGCGGGGACGGCAGCTGCCACCGGATCCAGGTGGCGGGCGGCCTGCCGCTCGGCCTGCCGCCCCGCGAACAGTCCGGGACCGGCTCCGGCTACCCGGTCACCAGCCTCGAACTGCACCCCGGTGACACCCTGCTGCTGTGCACGGACGGCCTGATCGAACGGCCCGGAGCGGACCCGGACACCGGCATGCGCGAGCTCATGGCCGCGGCCCGCGGCGGCCCGGTCGACGTGGAGGAACTCGCCGACGTGCTGTGCGACCTGGTCGGCGACGCGGGCGGCGGGGACGACATGGCCCTGCTCGTCCTGCGCCGCCGCGGCACTCCCACCGGGCGCGGCGGCGGTCCGCTGCGCCAGCGGCTGGAACCCGGCGATCCGGAGGCCCCGGCGATGGCCCGGCACCTGATCCGGGCGGCCGTGGCCGCCTGGGGAGCACGGGAACGGGCCGACGAGATCGAACTCGCAGCGGACGAGCTGATCACCAATGCCCTGGTCCACACGGACGACGGCGCCGACGTCGGCATGCGGCTGACGGCGGAAGGCCGGATCCGCATCGAGGTCGAGGACACCAGCAGCGCCCTGCCGAGGCGGCGCGAGGCGGGGGACTGGGCGGTGTCGGGACGCGGGCTGCTGCTGGTGGAGCGGCTCGCGGAGGCCTGGGGCGTGGAGCCCCGGGGCGGCGGGAAGTGCGTGTGGTGCGAGTTCGCCGTCACCGCCCCGGAGCAGCCAAGCTGA